The sequence GGATTGGCCGCGATCTGCGAGGCCGCCTCCGTCATGCCGTAGGTCTCGAGCACGGGAACGCCGAACGTCGCCTCCAGTCCGGCAAGGATAGCGGGCGCCAGCGAGGCCGAGGCCGAGCGGATCACGCGCAGTGACGAGGCTCGGACGCGATCGGGGTTCGCTTCCGCCGCCGTCAGCAGCGCGCGATGAATGGTCGGCACTGCCGTGTACCAGGTCGGTTGCAGCTCCCGCATCCAGCCGAAGAAGGACGCGGCGTCGAAGCCGTCGGTGCAGATCACGCTCGAGCCGGCAGCGAGCGCGGTCAGAAGGCCGGAGATCAAGCCATGGGCGTGAAACAGCGGCAGGACGTTGAGCAGGCGATCATGGGATGTGAGCGACAGCACGCGGCCGGCATTGTAGGCAGAGAGGCACACGTTGCGATGCGTCAGCGGCACCATTTTCGGCCGCGCCGCCGTGCCCGACGTCAGCAGGATGAAGGCGTCGTCGTCGCCGCGCGAGGCGCCGCTCGCACTTGCAGGCCCGACGGCCGGGCCCATGAATGTACAGCCGCCGAGATCGTCTTTCGGCCCCGGCACGAAATCGATCACCGTGATATCGAGCGCCTTGGCGACGTCGCGACTGGGTGAGTTCATGTCGGCGCGGGTGACGAGCGCCGTCAGCTTCAATTCGCTGAAATAGCGTTGCAGCTCGTCCGCGGTTAGGTCGGGATTGACGGGGATGCAGGCGCAGCTTGAGGCGACCGCGATCAGGGCCAGCGCGCTGTCGGCGCCGCGCGGCAGCGCGACGGCGACCCGGTCCGCAGACGCGATGCCGAGCCCACGCAGCGTGTGCACGAGATCGTGCGTCCGCTCGCCAAGCGCGCCATAGGTGAGGGCTGGCCGTCCAGGGGCGAGGATAGCGGGCGCCGCAGGAGCCCTGCGGGCGTGGAAGTCGAGAAGGCCGCCGATATGGGAAAAGATCTTCGTTTCCAGGCTCGCGCCGACCGATCCCGCTCCGGATGCAATGTCCGACAATGCCATTCCCTTTTGATCTGATTGAGCTATTCTTCTCAAGAGTTAGGGAACGCGTCCAGTCTGAGGTGAAGTTCGGGCCCCAAAATCTGTGGTTGAGGGGCCCCAAAGCCCTTCGACGGAGTGAAGGTCGGGCAGAATCACCATGCTGGAGAATGAGCCGGGTACGGCAGCGGAAGGCGGGCTGAAGCGCTGGCTCGAGGGCGTCGGCCTCGGCCACTACTCCGACCTTTTCGCACAGCACCGCCTCGATCTCGACGTTTTGGGGGATCTCACCGAATCCGACCTGGTCGAGCTCGGATTGCCGCTTGGCGATCGCAAGCGGCTGCAGCGGGCGATGGCGGCGCTATTCCAGGCTGAAACGGCGGAGCCGCCGGCCGCGGCGGCACGTCCGCAGACCCGGGCGGAGGTCGGGGCCGAACGGCGTCAGCTCACCACCATGTTCTGCGACATGGTCGATTCCACCTCGCTCTCGGTGCAGTTCGATCCGGAAGACGTGCGCGACATGATCGCGAGCTTCCGCGAGACCTGCGTCCGCGTGGTCAAGCATTACGAGGGCTTTGCCGCCCGTTTCGTCGGCGACGGCATTCTCGTCTATTTCGGCTATCCGACCGCACATGAGGACGACGCTGAGCGCGCGGTGCGTGCAGGTCTGGAGATCGTGCGGGTGCTGTCGACCGCACGCGCGATCGAGCCGCGCGGTGCGCTCAGCCATTCGCCGGCCGTCCGCATCGGGATCGCGACCGGTCTCGTGGTGGTCGGCGATCTCGTCGGGCAGGGCACCGAAGAGCGCGACTCCGCGGTCGGTGAAACCGTCAACCTTGCCGCGCGCCTGCAAGCCCTGGCGCCGCCCAATGGCGTCGTGATCTCCGCTTCGACGCAGTCGCTCCTGAAGGGGAAGTTCGACTACCGCAATCTCGGTGTCCATGCGCTGAAGGGCATCTCGGAAAAGGCGCAGGCCTGGCACGTGGTGCGAGCTACGCGGGTGGAGACCCGCTTCGCCGCGGCGATGGGCGCGCGGCTGACGCCGCTCGTCAACCGGGAGGAGGAGATTGCGCTGTTGATGGGCCGCTGGCAGCAGGCCAAGGACGGCGACGGCCAGGTCGTGGTCAAGTTCGGCGAGCCCGGCATCGGCAAGTCGCGCATCATCCAGGAGATCTTCGAGCGGATATCGGGCGACCGGCACGGTCAGGTCTCGTTCCAGTGCTCGCCCTACTACACCTCGACCGCGTTCTATCCGTTCGCCGAGCAGCTCAAATTCTCGCTCGGCCTCGACCGCGAGGATACCTCCGCGCTGACGCTGGCGAGCCTGGAGACCGCGATCGCCGCCGCGCATGGCGACATCGAGCAGGTCACGCCGCTGTTTGCCGCGCTGCTGTCGATACCGACCGGAGATCGCTATCCGCCGCTCGATTTGTCGCCGCAGCAGCAGAAGGATGCGACCGTCGCCGCGCTGGTCAATCACTTCCTCGGCCTCGCGCGGGAGATGCCGCTGGTGATCGCGTTCGAGGATCTGCACTGGATCGACCCGACCTCCCGCGAGGTGATCGACCTGCTCGTCGACCGGGTGCAGAACCGGCCGATCCTGGTCATCATCACCGCGCGCTCCGAATTCCAGCCGAGCTGGAACGCGCATTCGCACATCACCACGCTGGTGCTCAATCGCCTGAGCCGGCAGCTGCGCACGACGCTGGTCGAGCGCGTCGCCGGACGGGAGCTGCCCAAGGAGGTCGTCGAGGAGATCATCGTCAAGACCGACGGCGTGCCGCTGTTCCTCGAAGAGCTCACCAAAACCGTTCTGGAATCCAATCTCCTGACCGAGCGGCACGGGCGCTACGTGCTGTCGGGCCCGTGGCGGCAGCTCGCGATCCCGGCAACGCTGACGGACTCGCTGATGGCGCGGCTCGATCGGATGGGCCCGTTCAAGCGGATCGCGCAGATCGGCGCCACCATCGGCCGCGAGTTCTCCTACGAGACGCTGCAGGCCGTCGCCAACACGCCGGCGGAGCAGATCGAGGCCGCGCTCAATCATCTGGAGGAGGCCGGGCTGGTCATGCGGCGCGGCCATCCGCCGGATGCGCTCTACTCCTTCAAGCACGTGATGATCCAGAACGCCGCGCATGCGAGCCTCCTGCACAGCGAGCGGCGCAAGCTGCATGCGCGCATCGCGCAGGTGCTCGCCGAGATGTATCCGGAGAAGACCGATCGCGAGCCGGAGCTGCTGGCCCATCACCTCACCGAATCCGGCCAGAGCGAGGGTGCCGCGAGCTTCTGGCTCAAGGCCGGCAAGCAGGCGGCCAGGAGCGGCGCCAATCTGGAGGCGATCGGCCATCTGCGCCGCGGCTTGAGCGTCGTGCAGGCTAATGCACGCATGCAGGGCGCCGACGAGATGGAGCTCGAGCTGCGGATCGCGCTCGGCAACGCGCTGATCGCCGCCAAGGGCTACGCGGTGCAGGAGGTCGAGGAGAACTACAC is a genomic window of Bradyrhizobium sp. CB1717 containing:
- a CDS encoding AAA family ATPase — its product is MLENEPGTAAEGGLKRWLEGVGLGHYSDLFAQHRLDLDVLGDLTESDLVELGLPLGDRKRLQRAMAALFQAETAEPPAAAARPQTRAEVGAERRQLTTMFCDMVDSTSLSVQFDPEDVRDMIASFRETCVRVVKHYEGFAARFVGDGILVYFGYPTAHEDDAERAVRAGLEIVRVLSTARAIEPRGALSHSPAVRIGIATGLVVVGDLVGQGTEERDSAVGETVNLAARLQALAPPNGVVISASTQSLLKGKFDYRNLGVHALKGISEKAQAWHVVRATRVETRFAAAMGARLTPLVNREEEIALLMGRWQQAKDGDGQVVVKFGEPGIGKSRIIQEIFERISGDRHGQVSFQCSPYYTSTAFYPFAEQLKFSLGLDREDTSALTLASLETAIAAAHGDIEQVTPLFAALLSIPTGDRYPPLDLSPQQQKDATVAALVNHFLGLAREMPLVIAFEDLHWIDPTSREVIDLLVDRVQNRPILVIITARSEFQPSWNAHSHITTLVLNRLSRQLRTTLVERVAGRELPKEVVEEIIVKTDGVPLFLEELTKTVLESNLLTERHGRYVLSGPWRQLAIPATLTDSLMARLDRMGPFKRIAQIGATIGREFSYETLQAVANTPAEQIEAALNHLEEAGLVMRRGHPPDALYSFKHVMIQNAAHASLLHSERRKLHARIAQVLAEMYPEKTDREPELLAHHLTESGQSEGAASFWLKAGKQAARSGANLEAIGHLRRGLSVVQANARMQGADEMELELRIALGNALIAAKGYAVQEVEENYTRALELGQQLDDDEKAFAATRGLWVCHFIRADLTRAHDLSVELLKFAKRERLNERSQPAQQTGYLIEAHRSIAMTMLYRGRFAASQHHLHRCINLYSPDLHSDLMERHGTDPGVVSLSYLGYLLWFLGRPDAARQHSEQAIANAEKIRHPFTLAFALVFGAYLCQHLRDVEGTRDHANRAMIIATEHNFLHWKQQAAILRGWALTQLGEADEGLSQMRFGLDEYEAMDSWLAGCWFRCLLAEAYAKVGMRDAALRALDGALATARRTGDHSYLAEVYRLQGEITLSDGDPASVQEAEELFGLSLDVARKQGALSWELRTAVSLARLSHQAGKREHARLLLVPIVNRFSEGFYTPDLKQAMQLVNELDADVPVREQADAAR